CGTTACATGTCTCACTCATTCCCTTCTCCCCATTCCCTGACAAAGTTGTCACAAActtgttaaataaaaaagagaTGTAACAATCCActcaaaatgtagattaacaaATATTGGCTAAAAGATGAGACTGCTCTTATCTCCATGATTTCCAACAGGAGATGTCAATGGCAATGGTAGAATAGCTTTGTGCCAAACACTTACAGATAGGTTTTTGACTACTCGTCATGTCCAGCGGCATCTCTTGCATTGGTAATCCTCCGGTTCGGAGCAGCAGCTGTCGTAGTCGCTGCTGGGAGGAGTTGGAGGGCAGTGGCAAGTGCAAGGTTGATTTTGAGGTGACGTTTGACAGGGGCACTGATGCGGGATTGTGTCGAGTAATGGGCTGGTGCAGGGGCTCGGGGAGGCACAGGCACTCAGGGTGGAGACTGGGCTCGGGATGGGGCTGGGGCTGGAAGGCAGGCTCATCTCCTCGTGGAAGTCCTCAGGCAAGTCCTCGGGCTGCTCCGAGGCTTCAGGGTTGCTGCTGAGGGTGAAGACCCAGCCTAGCTGTATTTGGAGGAGGGTGCGCAGGCCTGGGGGCAGCTCCATAGCGTCAAGTACATCGGGGCAGTGGGGCAACATTTGGCGGAGCTGGGCACAGCAAAAGTACTGCAGGGAGGTGGGTGTGTAGCAGGCACGGATAACCTTCATACTGCTTTTAGCTGCTGTGGAGCACACCATGGGGTAGAACTTCTTGTTCTGCAGCCGTGTGGCAGCAACACCTGTTGGAACAGGAGAGGATGAAAACATGTCAGGAGAGTCACAACTAAAATGCTGTTTTGCTTGACCAGTCTGAATTAAAGAGAAACCCCCACCTATGCAGTGCCGGTTCTTGTAGAAGGTCAGGGTGCCATGCCAGGTGTCCAGGTGCACTCCTATGATGGAGCCTTGGCCAAACCGAGAGGAGAACTTCACTTTGTCCCCTTTGTGCTGGAGGAGACCTTCAAACAGACATAAGGTAAGACACAggaatttatttttatcttctgtggtggaggaagtatgcAGTACTACTAAcactacactgtaaaaatactcaaagtcatgcatttaaaatcctacttatataaaaaaaatgtaaatgtactttTCATCACTGGTAGAAAGGT
The nucleotide sequence above comes from Epinephelus lanceolatus isolate andai-2023 chromosome 21, ASM4190304v1, whole genome shotgun sequence. Encoded proteins:
- the spsb3b gene encoding SPRY domain-containing SOCS box protein 3 isoform X1 translates to MSHCKTVYRKTAARAAMLRRARNGRARHLAWSEQRQETDAMAVIQLSDWEEWEGQTTTQINDVESEVDYLESAQTVSEVVALPNTAPVTGESFCQCDRQEELIPGFGVSSDCLCGEEDEGFDWEWDEHFKSSGAFLSCDNRKVSFHSDYSCGTAAIRGTKELTDGQHFWEVKMTSPVYGTDMMVGIGTSEVNLEKFKFSFGSLLGHDEDSWGLSYTGLLQHKGDKVKFSSRFGQGSIIGVHLDTWHGTLTFYKNRHCIGVAATRLQNKKFYPMVCSTAAKSSMKVIRACYTPTSLQYFCCAQLRQMLPHCPDVLDAMELPPGLRTLLQIQLGWVFTLSSNPEASEQPEDLPEDFHEEMSLPSSPSPIPSPVSTLSACASPSPCTSPLLDTIPHQCPCQTSPQNQPCTCHCPPTPPSSDYDSCCSEPEDYQCKRCRWT
- the spsb3b gene encoding SPRY domain-containing SOCS box protein 3 isoform X2, yielding MLRRARNGRARHLAWSEQRQETDAMAVIQLSDWEEWEGQTTTQINDVESEVDYLESAQTVSEVVALPNTAPVTGESFCQCDRQEELIPGFGVSSDCLCGEEDEGFDWEWDEHFKSSGAFLSCDNRKVSFHSDYSCGTAAIRGTKELTDGQHFWEVKMTSPVYGTDMMVGIGTSEVNLEKFKFSFGSLLGHDEDSWGLSYTGLLQHKGDKVKFSSRFGQGSIIGVHLDTWHGTLTFYKNRHCIGVAATRLQNKKFYPMVCSTAAKSSMKVIRACYTPTSLQYFCCAQLRQMLPHCPDVLDAMELPPGLRTLLQIQLGWVFTLSSNPEASEQPEDLPEDFHEEMSLPSSPSPIPSPVSTLSACASPSPCTSPLLDTIPHQCPCQTSPQNQPCTCHCPPTPPSSDYDSCCSEPEDYQCKRCRWT